A single region of the Polyodon spathula isolate WHYD16114869_AA chromosome 5, ASM1765450v1, whole genome shotgun sequence genome encodes:
- the LOC121315836 gene encoding F-box only protein 30-like, which produces MEEGHLHCMNCVSRRCMARPETGVSCDLIGCPLVCGAVFHSCKIDEHRLLCPLERVPCLNSGFGCPFIITRKKIAEHLEVCPASVVCCTMEWNRWPVSYADRKSYENFSKDVDDVEQLDMALALQDQRMLLESLKVATMMSKTANKQPLASENILVTSSIPEDKPSNGLIAMDEESYNELYRATVETTRSLAAALDILSSATSEMDLINGRLLEDRSERNGEVRSEKVKVLDMRNVEMQDHDEEFDCELGAVGGMDRDTVTGGVSAREIWAEQNGFIDFLEIEEEGEINTVDLKENVSLCNGFHNVDACQDNLELDEMDLDASESKHSEINGSWEISGSESKPAMPFHSLPVLAPQPSSAQPLLPVPDSLQNSALQHLPIDFGDKRLQRKLYNLQVLRSMGMFTFNGRRGLFTDTFLFRAKMEDKAVDTSDLEVIEDPMGLHGIDLITAALLFCLGDSPGGRGISDSRFVDGYRIDFGTQTFSFPSAILATNTMVGEIASASACDHANPQLSNPSPFQTLGLDLVLECVARYQTKQRSMFTFVCGQLFRRDEFSSHFKNVHGDIHAGLNGWMEHRCPLAYYGCTYSQRRLCPSVQGSKIIHDRHLRSFGVQPSVPTPLSEPFFFKTCPIDSQCDHLSNLPFEILQHISGFLDGFSLCQLSKVSRLMRDVCASLLQVRGMVILLWEKRQYPNGTFHWKIKDKVWRFSTAFGTVNVWKFANITSMADHLKKCKFNTVERREEAIPLPCMCVTRELTKEGRSLRSVLKPLL; this is translated from the exons ATGGAGGAGGGGCATTTACACTGCATGAACTGTGTCAGCCGACGCTGTATGGCTAGACCAGAGACTGGTGTGTCTTGTGACCTAATTGGTTGTCCCTTGGTTTGCGGAGCTGTTTTCCATTCATGTAAAATAGACGAGCATCGTCTTTTGTGCCCTCTTGAAAGAGTGCCTTGTTTGAACAGTGGTTTTGGATGCCCTTTTATAATCACTCGGAAGAAAATTGCTGAGCATCTTGAAGTTTGCCCAGCCAGTGTGGTCTGCTGTACAATGGAATGGAACCGGTGGCCAGTGAGCTATGCTGATCGAAAATCTTATGAAAACTTTAGCAAGGATGTTGATGATGTAGAACAGCTTGATATGGCTTTAGCACTACAGGACCAGCGAATGCTGCTAGAATCACTTAAAGTGGCAACAATGATGTcaaaaacagctaataaacagcCTCTTGCTAGTGAAAATATACTTGTGACATCAAGTATACCAGAAGACAAACCTTCAAATGGATTAATTGCAATGGATGAGGAGTCCTATAACGAACTTTATCGAGCTACGGTAGAGACAACCAGAAGCTTGGCTGCAGCCCTGGATATCCTCAGCAGTGCAACAAGTGAAATGGACTTAATCAATGGAAGACTTCTAGAGGATCGGTCTGAAAGGAATGGAGAAGTCCGTTCAGAAAAAGTAAAAGTTTTAGACATGCGGAATGTTGAGATGCAAGACCATGATGAGGAGTTTGACTGTGAACTGGGTGCAGTTGGTGGAATGGATCGTGATACTGTTACAGGAGGTGTGAGTGCGAGGGAGATCTGGGCTGAGCAAAATGGATTCATTGACTTCTTAGAAATAGAGGAGGAaggtgaaataaacacagttgatttgaaagaaaatgtatccCTTTGTAATGGTTTTCACAATGTAGATGCTTGCCAAGATAACCTGGAACTCGATGAAATGGATTTAGATGCATCTGAATCAAAGCACTCTGAAATAAATGGGTCCTGGGAAATAAGTGGGTCTGAAAGTAAGCCAGCAATGCCTTTTCATTCATTACCTGTTCTAGCACCCCAGCCTTCCAGTGCCCAACCACTATTGCCAGTTCCTGACAGCTTGCAAAATAGTGCACTTCAACACTTGCCTATTGACTTTGGTGACAAAAGGTTGCAGCGCAAATTATATAACCTCCAAGTACTAAGAAGTATGGGCATGTTTACATTTAATGGACGGAGAGGGTTGTTTACTGATACGTTTTTGTTTCGTGCAAAAATGGAAGACAAAGCAGTAGACACATCTGATCTGGAAGTCATAGAGGATCCCATGGGCCTTCATGGAATTGACCTTATCACAGCTGCCTTGTTGTTTTGTCTGGGAGACTCACCAGGTGGCAGAGGAATTTCTGACAGTAGATTTGTCGATGGATATCGCATTGATTTTGGGACCCAGACCTTTTCATTTCCTTCTGCTATCTTAGCTACAAACACCATGGTTGGTGAAATAGCCTCAGCCTCAGCCTGTGATCATGCAAACCCACAGCTTTCGAACCCAAGCCCTTTCCAGACACTTGGGCTGGACCTAGTTCTGGAATGTGTGGCTAGATACCAAACCAAGCAACGATCCATGTTTACTTTTGTTTGCGGGCAGTTGTTCAGAAGAGATGAGTTTTCTTCTCACTTTAAGAATGTGCATGGGGACATTCATGCTGGCTTGAATGGCTGGATGGAGCACAGGTGTCCACTTGCTTATTATGGCTGTACTTACTCCCAGAGAAGGCTCTGTCCCTCAGTGCAAGGTTCAAAAATTATTCACGATCGGCACCTCCGGTCATTTGGAGTCCAGCCTAGTGTGCCCACGCCCCTgtctgaacctttttttttcaaaacttgtcCCATTGATTCTCAATGTGACCATCTGAGTAATCTTCCTTTTGAAATTCTTCAGCATATTTCTGGATTTCTTGATGGCTTTAGTCTTTGTCAGCTGTCAAAAGTATCTCGGTTGATGAGAGACGTATGTGCCAGTTTGCTTCAGGTCCGTGGAATGGTCATCCTTTTGTGGGAGAAGAGACAGTACCCAAATGGAACTTTTCATTGGAAAATAAAAGACAAG GTGTGGAGATTCAGTACTGCTTTTGGCACGGTGAATGTCTGGAAGTTTGCAAACATCACCAGCATGGCTGACCATCTGAAGAAGTGCAAGTTCAATACTGTGGAGAGGCGGGAGGAGGCAATCCCTTTGCCTTGCATGTGTGTGACAAGGGAACTCACTAAAGAAGGACGATCGCTGCGCTCAGTTCTAAAGCCATTACTATAA